The window AACACCATGTTTTATATACGTAGGATCATCATGTGTCGTTACACGATCAGATGATGCAAAAATTCCACCTTGGTCAATTGCAATATCAACCACTACAGAACCTGGCTGCATTGAAAGAATCATCTCCTCTGAAACAAGCTTCGGTGCCTTTGCTCCGGGAATTAGGACAGCTCCAATAACTAAATCCGAATTTTTCACTGATTCTGCAATATTATAAGGATTGGACATTAATGTTTGCACTTCACGACCAAATAGATCTTCTATTTGACGTAGGCGCTCTGGACTTAAATCAATGACAGTTACATCTGCCCCCATTCCAACAGCTATTTTTGCTGCATTTGTCCCAGCGATACCGCCACCAATAACCGTTACTTTACCACGTGGCACACCCGATACGCCTCCTAGTAAAATCCCTTTACCGCCATGATTTCTTTCTAAAAATTGTGCACCGATTTGCGTTGCCATCTTCCCTGCAACCTCACTCATTGGTGTTAATAATGGTAAAGAACCATTTGCCAACTGTACGGTTTCATAGGCAATACCTACAACTTTCTTATCTAAAAGTGCCTGCGTCAGTTCACGCTCAGGCGCTAAATGTAAATAAGTGAATAATATTTGACCTTCATAAAAATAATCGTATTCCGATGCTACAGGCTCTTTTACTTTTAAAATCATTTCCTGTGCCCATGCCTCTTGTGCTGTTGCGACAATGTGAGCACCTGCCGCTAGGTAATCTGCATCTGTAAAGCTAGAGCCTAAACCAGCTCCTGCTTCAATGTATACTTCGTGGCCTGCATGTGTTAAAGTTACTACCCCTGCTGGTGTCATTGCTACACGATTTTCATTGTTTTTAATTTCTTTTGGAATACCAATCTTCATCTTTCCTGTCCCCTTCCGTAACCTATGAAATAAGCATTATTTCATCAATTATGCATTAGCGTAATTGATACACCCCTTGTGCACTTCCATCTTACCAAATAAATGCAAAAAATGCTTTAATTAAAGCGTTTTCAAGTAAAATTTATAACATTTTCAAAATAAAAAATATTGAAATTATTAAAAAGAAATAAGTATTTCGCAGTAAATGCCTTTAGTTTTTCACAATTTTTCTTTCGCAAAGTATTTCCTTTAGACAATCATTTGGTATAATCAGAATATAAATATAGGGAGGTAATACAAATGGCTAATCATTATAAAAGCATTGTAGTTGCTGTAGACGGTTCAAAGGAAGCTGAATACGCTTTCCGTAAATCAATCGACGTTGCAAAACGTAACGAGGGTGCAGTATTAAATCTAGTAAATGTTATTGATACTCGTTCATTCGCTGCAATCGAAGCATATGACCGTTCAATCGCAGAACGCGCACAAGCATTCTCTGAAGATTTATTAAACGGTTATAAAAAACAAGCTGAAG of the Lysinibacillus fusiformis genome contains:
- a CDS encoding universal stress protein, giving the protein MANHYKSIVVAVDGSKEAEYAFRKSIDVAKRNEGAVLNLVNVIDTRSFAAIEAYDRSIAERAQAFSEDLLNGYKKQAEEEGLTNVNLVIEYGSPKNIITKELSNIVDADLIICGATGLNAVERFLIGSVSEAIVRSAKCDVLVIRTPEA
- the ald gene encoding alanine dehydrogenase → MKIGIPKEIKNNENRVAMTPAGVVTLTHAGHEVYIEAGAGLGSSFTDADYLAAGAHIVATAQEAWAQEMILKVKEPVASEYDYFYEGQILFTYLHLAPERELTQALLDKKVVGIAYETVQLANGSLPLLTPMSEVAGKMATQIGAQFLERNHGGKGILLGGVSGVPRGKVTVIGGGIAGTNAAKIAVGMGADVTVIDLSPERLRQIEDLFGREVQTLMSNPYNIAESVKNSDLVIGAVLIPGAKAPKLVSEEMILSMQPGSVVVDIAIDQGGIFASSDRVTTHDDPTYIKHGVVHYAVANMPGAVPRTSTIALTNNTIPYALQIANKGYKQACIDNPALKKGLNTFDGHIVYKAVADSQELPYVHVDDLMTLS